The genomic DNA gTATGCATTGTTCTAATTCATTTTTTGGTCACCATTAATGTTTCaagttttagattaaaaaaaaactaggacTCTGCTAGTGTGCTGCCATCTCTAATCTTGTTCCAATTTAGTGAGGCGCGTCTTGGGCTGTGGCACCCTTGCCATTAGAGCTGCTCTTGGTCAGCTTAACCGTAGGCCCGCTTCTGCTTTCTTCATTGCAGTAACTTTTTGCACAAGTCATTTATAATGCAGTAAAATCAAAGGCATGTAACTCTGGGACTGGCCTGCTCTAGTAATCTAAATAACAAGATTGAGCTGCATTAGCGGGGACTTTAGAAAGGCTTATCATCCCTCCACGCAACTTATTCGTTACAAAACCAGAACTTTGTTCTAATGATAAACACAACATGTAGTCAAGAATAACGTCTTAAAGGATTTAACAAGATAATGGAGAAACAGATGATAAACAAGAAAAGTACTACGAGATAGAGTTTTAACGTGGTTTCACCAATTACGTCCAcgaacaaaagagagagagattttacTAATAGAAGACTAAAGGTATTTTCAGATTACATTATGATAACAAAGTACACTACACTATACATATAAGAGTATACTGATTCAAAAGCACCAACGCCAAATGACTCGGCCGGGTCTAGGTTACTGAACTTAAAACAGCAGCCTATACAGGAGACTAATGCTAGCGAGTAGAGATGCAACAAAAAGACGTACCTTTTCATGTTCAACAAGAAGCCAAGTCTCCAACCCAAATGAACGTACGAGACAAGCAAGAGACAAACAAACATTAGCAAACCAGGCACTAGATTAACTCATTGTAATCCTCTTCCACACACACCAAAAACGAAGTGCAAGAAGCAATGCAGTAGACAAGAGAAAAGAGgacgagagagagaggtttaGTCAAAAGTTGGACAGAACATGAgtataacattaatatttaGTAACCAGCGGGGTTAGCCTAGTGGTCTTGAGGGAGCTTCGGCCCCAATAcggacccgggttcgattcccacTGGCCACCAGGGAATTCACATGCGGACTTGCTCTGGcgcccgagaccgaagaccatTGTCTGGGTGTTGAACCCGCTACGGactcggtctctagtctggaccaccacgGTGGGGCCAGGACACTGGGTTatcaaaaaaacattaatatttagtGTATTGCaccatcttttatttttaaagataacAACATTATTGTTTGGGAAATAAATAATGGATCGATTACAAATTGGTTGGGAGATCCAAGAGTTTGACCATATCAATATCATGAAACTGAGAAACGAGGAAGGATGATAATAACTACATCATGATAACTAGTCTAATTCTCCTATTTCCTTATTATACCCATTGTTGGCAGCGAGATCAAGCGGCCAGCTACAAGTAGATTTAATGATATTAAATCTATACATGGTTTTATTCTCCACATTCATAGTTGGGAAAGTGCTCTTTGCCTCTCCGAATGGTTAAATAAACCTCATGGGCATCCTTAAGACCATGGCACCAAAACGGTTCCTGGATCAGAAGGATAAGTGGGTAAGTCATCTTCATGGATGATGTTATAGGGTTAGTGTATGTCTCAGTTCAAGACCAGCCAAGTTTCCTCTATAAACAGTTCCCCTATATTGCGTCAACAAAATATCATAATCTCAATTTAGTTACATCCATGAAAAgcaaaacttttatttattaccACAACTGAGATAATTCTAACACCGAAGCAAAGAAGCACACATATAAACgaagcaaaaataaagaattaataataaacaaaagggTTAGATAGATCATAGACGTCACATAACACAGTTTATCTAAATCTATACGCCGATCCCACTTTAGTTAAGACACGGCCGTAATTGGAGAAAGACCGCTGAAGAAACTCATTCGAGAAGCTTGAGTCACAAGTTCCTCTTCGTGCCTCTCTTCCTTCTCCCCCtctccaccttcttcttcctcgtcagCATCCCAAAGAAACCGTGCATATGAAGCTTGTACATAACTGCACACAAACAATAAGAACACATCAGCACAATAGAAGAGAGAGACAGAGTTTGATAAGTTAAAGCATTTTTCTTACCAATCATCAGGAGCAGCTGCTACGGCTTGGTTAAAGTAAGACTCAGCACGAGATGAATCCTTATGAACCATCCACACCAACTCCGCGTACAGAGCCAGAACATTCCCATCGTTTGGATTCACCAGAATAGCCCTCCCGCAATACTCCTCTGCTCTCAAGTAATCTTTTCGAACCTGTCTCAAACCAAAAGACCAATCAGCCCTCAAAAACACGTCCACTTTCAGACAAAggaagaaacaaagacaaaaagtgTTACCTCTTTCAAGAACTTTGCGTAATTGCTAAGAAACATCCCGTTTCCAGGGGTTGCTTCAATCATCTTACGATCAGTGGCGGACGCAAGACAACGGCtacgggggcacgtgcccccaactgtttaaaaaaaatttcttccatAAATACTATAAAGTTTATCAAATGTTTCCACTCTAAAATTAATCATAATGGAAAAAATCACTGTGCCCCCAACTAATTAGCTTCCTACATCCGCCACTGCTTACGATAATGAACGTCTGTGCTATCTTCACCATCGGATCCGCCCTTTCCTCCGCCGTGGACAATCCCACCGCCGCCGCTGCCGCCGCCGCTAAATTCAGCTTCTTCCTCTAATGCCCAAAACGCTAAACCACCGTCGTAAGAAGACGTGCGGATAAGCCCGAAGCCGATTCCTTCTTCCACGTCCTCCATCAGAGCAGCTCCGCTCAAGAACTTGCTCGACGGAGGCTTCGTCTTCGTCAGGTGTCGTAGATCGCTCTCTGACGCCGTTCTTTTCACCCTCCGCGTGGTCTCGTCGCTAGAGTGTATAGACATGGGGCTGTAACAGCAAGAGGAAGGTGAAGAGAGTACGAGGGATCTGGGCCGTTGAGTCTGGTGAACAGATTCAATGGTCTCGATTTGTGATTCCTTTGGAGTGGAGACATGAACTAACGAGTTGAGAAGTGGAGTCGACGCGCTTCGTAGAAGCATAATTTTTGATGGGTCGAGTTCCGAGCTTCAAAGTGTTGGTTCTACGGTCGAAAGAATGGAGAAAAGATCGAGACTTTATGGCAGTAGTGCTGGGTTTGAGAGAAGTGAAGACGGTGCCGTTATATACACTGGTGACTGGTGAGATGGTTTAGTTGAGGAAGGTGAAGGAGAAACAATCTCAGCCGTCGATTagcttttttttgtgtgcaacAGCCGTCGATTTGCTTTTTATCACGTGAAGGTTTGCTTATCTTTTTGTTAACTAATTAgatttttcttgtttgattggcTGCTTTCTCCAAGTTGTGTACCAGAATGGttctaaatttgatttttccatCTATGATAAGTCTGCTTATTCTCTGCTCCGTTCGTTAGGACGACTTCAGATTTTTCAGTATTGATTTATTGAGAAGTCCTGGAACATCATTTGTTCTCAACTTTTACCATAAAGAGCTTAAAAACTACAAAGTGAACTACAAATTGTTCTTGGCTTacctaaaaaacaaaaattttctttACCAATCAGTTATATGTAGTGAGTGGTTAAGGTTTGAGAGTTAAACGTCACTGGAAAAAACATTACAATTGTGTTTCTTAGTATTAATAGTGTCAGTATTCAGtgctaacaaaattttaaataattaattatcttGCGTTTGCGTTGCGTTAGAAATCTGTGATTTACATGTATCATGTTTTACATCAACCCTtgttgtttacttgttttagACTTATAATATTTGCAAATACTCCATTGATTAAACATTTGGTGtgagcatttttattttgtgaattAGCTAATCAACCACCAAGTTGTTTAcctttaaactaaaaataataattgtagtGTTTTTAGAatatctccaatgtattttttaaaatagagtaactgtATAATAGAATagtgttttattttaatctcATTCTATTTTGGATTGAAAATTGAatagtgaacaaaaaaaaaagagagtattaTTCAATTTATGGAATAAATCTACTTCACTCTACTATGGAATAGAgttgaaacaatttttaatacAGACTTTATTTTGGACTGAAATATGGAGTAAGTtggagatgttttttttttttttccatcaaggAGTTATCATTGAATTTCATTGGTCCTAACACCATCCTACCTCTTACAAAAGCCAAGCCGAAAAGTACTCAGGCTGTTgtaataaccaaaataaaacatagcCATATAGAACAGTGCATCCAAGAACAGAAATTTCTATCCTTCTTCCTTGTGCTCTTTAACAACTCTGGCGCCCCTTCAACCTCTCTCGAAAGTCCATCTACCGTCTCAGCAACAATCAGAGGGATCGACTTTCATTAACAAAGAGCTCAAACAACCAAGATGGTTGCCCTTTGGCCACatatgaatttatcaaaccATTCTTGATGACACTTTGAGCAATGAAAAAAGCCCCTCTATTTGCTTCTCGGGTAACTACCTTCGCCTTCCAGTTCACTATCCCTTCCAATTCCTTC from Brassica oleracea var. oleracea cultivar TO1000 unplaced genomic scaffold, BOL UnpScaffold01279, whole genome shotgun sequence includes the following:
- the LOC106321164 gene encoding uncharacterized protein LOC106321164 isoform X2, with product MLLRSASTPLLNSLVHVSTPKESQIETIESVHQTQRPRSLVLSSPSSCCYSPMSIHSSDETTRRVKRTASESDLRHLTKTKPPSSKFLSGAALMEDVEEGIGFGLIRTSSYDGGLAFWALEEEAEFSGGGSGGGGIVHGGGKGGSDGEDSTDVHYRKMIEATPGNGMFLSNYAKFLKEVRKDYLRAEEYCGRAILVNPNDGNVLALYAELVWMVHKDSSRAESYFNQAVAAAPDDCYVQASYARFLWDADEEEEGGEGEKEERHEEELVTQASRMSFFSGLSPITAVS
- the LOC106321164 gene encoding uncharacterized protein LOC106321164 isoform X1 gives rise to the protein MLLRSASTPLLNSLVHVSTPKESQIETIESVHQTQRPRSLVLSSPSSCCYSPMSIHSSDETTRRVKRTASESDLRHLTKTKPPSSKFLSGAALMEDVEEGIGFGLIRTSSYDGGLAFWALEEEAEFSGGGSGGGGIVHGGGKGGSDGEDSTDVHYLGGTCPRSRCLASATDRKMIEATPGNGMFLSNYAKFLKEVRKDYLRAEEYCGRAILVNPNDGNVLALYAELVWMVHKDSSRAESYFNQAVAAAPDDCYVQASYARFLWDADEEEEGGEGEKEERHEEELVTQASRMSFFSGLSPITAVS